In Polyangium spumosum, the DNA window GCCGTCGATACGCAGTCCACCTCGCTTCGCAGGTCCCACGAGCCGAAATTTCCTTTCGTCGCGCTCGATGATCGAGCCCACCCCCTTCTTGCGAAGCAGATCCTCGACGAGACGACGAGCCCGATCTTCGACGGATCGAGGCAATGTGCGCGATGCCTCCCGGCCCCCTCCCAGCGTACGGAAGGTCGGTAGATCGATTCCCGCGCACGCCCACAGGCCATCCTCCTCGATGAAGCGGGCGACGCCGGCGTAACGCCATGTCGCCCCCTCTGGCGCCCGCGTCAGCACGAACGCCGTCTCACCCGGTCGCGGTTCGATGCCCGGGAAACGGATCCGATCCGGCGCCACGAGCCTTCCCTTCTCCTCGATGAACAGAAACAGGTGACCATCCACCCGTCCGCTCCGTGGAGGCTCCGAGAGGCCGAAGGCTTCCGCAAGCCCTTCATCCTCGATGGTCGCGCCGACCGGTGGCCCGAGCGATTCGGGCTTCACCATTTCCACAAGGGCGGCGATGAGCACGGTATCAGCCGTGGCGTCGATGGCGGGGAAAGCATGGTTCTCTGATCGCAAGATCCACCGCCCGTCATCCTGAACGACGCGCTTGACCAGATGACTCGCGCCGAGCTGTGAATCCGGCACCTCGACCAGCGCGATCTTGCCATGGATCGCTTCCCGGGATTGCCCCCGCGCAAAGCGCAACACGAGCCAGTCGCCATCACGAATGGGCTCCTTGCCGCCATTCATGGATTCGCCCGTGGCCCGGACAGCGAACAAGCCTTCGCCACGCGCCTTCGTTGGTAACCGGACCTCCTCGCCTTCGGGTGCCAGCGCGATCGGATCCCGAGCGGCTCCCGCGGCTGCGCGCAGCGTGGGGAAGGCAAGGAGAACACCACGCTCGGAAGCCTCGATTCTCGGCTCATCCGGTTCTACCCACAGGTCACCTCTGGGAGAACGGGAGAAACGGACCCGGAAATTCGTCCCGGGCTTTCCCGCGGCCAAGCCGAACCAGCGCCGCATGAGATCCGGCAACTCGTTTCGCTGCGAGCCAAGGGGACGCGCAACATTGCAGAACTGCTGCTGGAACGAGAACTGCCACGTAACACCGTCCGACAATCGAACGTCCTGAAAACCAAAGGGAAGGTCCGGCCGCTTTTCGCGGGAGGGAAGCTTCAGGATGGGATCACGCTTGTTCCAGGTGACCTTCGCCGTGAACGAGACGCGGGAAACGTACTCCGTTCGACGCGCGCGGTACATCGCGAGCCGGTAGTCGACGAGTTCACGCACCATGGACGTGAGCGCTTCTTCGGCGCCTGGCGGGCAGGGGATCCGTGAGACGAACCGATCGCCTTCCAGCGCGAAGAATCGTTTGCCCGGCCCGCTCGTCCAGGCGGCGATCGGGTTCATCCGCCAGTACGCGGTGAACCGGCGCATGTCGGGAGCATGTACATCGGGGAAATCGGTCACGCCTTCCATATCGCGCAGCAGCTCGGGGGACCGTGCCATGGTGGCGAAACTTCTATGCGCGAGGTCGAGGAGGGGGAGTCCGTCTCGAAGCGCGTCGGCCTCGAGCAACGCCTCCAGGGTCACCATCTTGTAGCACTTGCTCATGGGGGTGACTTCGAGTTCGCGGAGGAAGTCGCCCGCCACGGCAAGGACGCGCTTCTCCGCGTCGTCGAGGTCGCCCATGGCGGCCACGAAGTCGAAGAAGCTCCCGTGGGCATCACGGAGACTCTTGAGGCCGTATCCCATGCGATATAGCTCGCCTGCGAGGGGCCTTCGCCCCCAGGCCTCACGATGATCGCGGTACGCTTGCTCCGCCGGGCTTCCGCCCTGCGGCGGAAGTAGCTTGACCAGAAGATCCTTGGCTTCGAGTTCCAGATCGATGGTGCAACCGGGCGCCATTCTCGCGACCTGCTTGCCCTCCAGGAAGTCGCGCAGGCTCGTGGGCTCCGGGCCGAGTGAGATCAGCGTGCGCACGCGCTCCAGGAAGACGCGGTGATTGCCCACGAAATCCAGGGCGACGAGCCGCGTCTTCCCGTCGGTGGAGCGAAGACCACGACCGAGCTGCTGAAGAAAGACGACCGGAGACTCCGTCGGGCGGAGCATCACCACGCGATCGATGGCCGGGATGTCGATACCTTCGTTGAAGAGATCGACCGTGCAAAGGGCGTCCAGCGTCCCGTCGAGGAGCCCAGCAATGGCACTCTCACGCGCGGCCGAGGTCGGCCCCGAATGGACGGCGGCCACGCGAACGCCCTGCTTCGCGAGGAACGCGCAAGCATGATCGGCGTGGCGGATGGAGCAGCAGAACACGAGCGTGCGCTCGCCCGGATGCTCCTGCCAGGCGCGGAACATCCGTTCGAGCCGACCGTCCGTGTCGATGGCCTGTTCGAGCGCCTCGGGATCGAAGCGACGATTGCGGAATGGGATGGCGTCGTAATTCGTATCGTCCTTCAGCCCGAAGTAGGCGAAGGGCACGAGCAGACCGCGCTGGATCCCCACGCCGATGTCGGCCCGGTAGGCGACGTGGTCGTCGAAGAGCCCCACCACGTCCGCGCCGTCCGCTCGTTCCGGAGTGGCGGTGAGCCCGAGGAGAAAGCGTGGCTTCAGCCGATCGATGATGCTGCGATAACTCGGCGCGGTGCCGTGGTGAACCTCGTCGACGATGACATAGTCGAACCCCTCGGGCGCGAGGCGCGCGAGGTGCTCCGGGCGGGAGAGCTTCTGGATGGAGGCGAATACGATGTCGCCTCCGAGGTCGTCCTTGTCGCCGACGAACCAACCAAAACGAACGCGCGCATCGCGGAGCTGACGTCGGAAGGTATTCGCTGCCTGCACGAGGAGCTCTTCTCGGTGAGCGAGAAGAAGAACGCGGGGGCGGTTCCCGTGTACCTTGGCAAAGGCCGCGACATCGAACGCTGCAAGCCACGTCTTGCCGAGGCCCGTCGCCAGGACACAAAGCGCGCGATTGCGCCCCTCGGCACGCGATTGTGCGAGGGCGGCCAGAGCTTCCCGCTGGATGGGATGCGGATCGGGCGGTAGCGCCTTCGCGTCGTCGTCTTCCTCGCCGGGAGGCAGGGCGAAGACGGGGGCCTCTCGGGCACGACGTGCATAGTCAGCAATCCAATCGGCCGTGAGCGGGACGGCCGCGGCCCAACATTGCTCGTAAGCATCGATGATGGCCTGATACGCAACCCGATCGCGGTGACGATCCACGCGAAGGTTCCACTCGACCCCTGTGCGCAGCGCGGTATGGGAGAGATTGCTCGATCCGACGAACGCTGCGCCGAAATCAGGCCCCTCGAAACGCCAGGACTTGGGGTGGAAGGAGCGGACGCCTTCGGGCAGGCGCTCCACTTCGACGATCCGGGCCTCGAAACGTCCGGGGGACGAGCCCTCGGGTGCAATACGTGCTTCCCAGGCGTCCATCCAGTCCCGTAGCTTTGCGAGGGCCTCGCTCTGGGTGATGTTGAGGTAATCGCCCGTGACGAGTCGGACGCGCGCGCCACGCGAAAGGGCGCCGGAGACATGGGCCTCGAGCAGGCTGACGCCGCTCTGCTGAACGAACGCTGCGAGGATGGCGATATCGGAGGCTCGCCGGAAGAGAGGATCGATGTGCCGGAGGAACGGGTCGACCTTGCCGCCACGGGTGAGGGGGTCGGGCCGGTTCTCCAGATAGTTCCCTTTGCCGGGAATGACATGCCGCACGCCGCCGCGCGGGTCGTCGACATCGCCGCGATACCGCGGAATGACGTGCACGTGCAGGTGCATGACCGTCTGGCCTGCGGCCTCGCCCGCATTGATGCCGATGTTATAGCCGTCCGGGGAGTGCTCCGCGTCGAGCTTGCGCTTGACCTCGTCGACGAGCTGGAAGATGGCCGCCTGCTCCTCGGGGGTCGCCTCGAACCAGGTTGCAATGAGCCGGCGCGGGATGACGAGGGTGTGGCCGGGGCTCACCGGGTAGAGGTCGGGGACCGCGAAGGCGAGGGGATTGCTCGCGATCCAATGGGAAGGCGGGATTCCGAGGAAGGGGGAGGACACGAGGGCTGGGCGGAGGATACACGACGCAGTTGAGGACGGGAACAGGCTGGTGAAGCCGGGCGCCGAAAGACCGCGCTCTACAGGCCGGCCTTCGAGATCCGAACCATGAGCGTTGCTTTGCGCGCATGCCGCGCCCGAAAAGCCTGCAGCAACGTCTGGAAGTCGCCCGCTCCCGATCGCGCGGCAAGATCACGAAGGTCCACGAGAACCCCCACCGCTGCAACGTAGTTCTTGGACTGTTTGGTCGCGACGAGCGTCTCGACATTCAACCAGAGCTGCTTCTCCTTGCCCGCCAGCGCGCCCAGATGCTTCGCCCGCTCGCGCGCCGCTTGTCGCTGCCGCCGGTCCGCCTCGGCAGCCGCTTTTCGTTCGGCGTTCTGCCTACGCTCCACGGCGTGCCTCTCGGCGATACGGCGAATCTCGCCGATGGTTCGTCGTTGCGGCGCCGCCATACTCGTCTTCGCCGGATCGTGGTCCTGCACGAACCGACGATGAAGCTCCGCCGACACGGACAGCGTGTCCTCGGCGAACAAGCGGGCGAGCCACGTATCCTTCTCGGCCGGCGGGAGCGTCGCGAGCCAAGCCCTCAGCTCTTTTCGGCCGGGCGATAGGAGCGACATCTGCGCGCTCGTCTCCGCGGCGGCACGAAGCAGATCCGGGTCGATACGCAGGAACTCGACCAACGCATCGAGCGAAGCGCTGAGTTGCCCCAGCCCTGGCGGCACGGGCGGCTCCGGCTCCTCATCGTCGAGCTCGTCGGCCTGCACGGCGAGCAACCAGCCGAGGTACAGCGCCCTACGATCGCCGCGAGCGAGCTCCGCGCGAAGTGCGATCAGAGGAGATAGAATGCCCTCACCGGAGTCCCAATCTTCTCCCTCGTCGTCCTCCGAGGCGAAGGTGAGGACGACCTGGTCTTTGTTCTTGCGCGCCGTCAGGCTGTTTCTCGAGCAATACGGACGCACATCGGCGAGGTCGAGGACCTTCGAAGGCAGGCGTACTTTGAACACGTGCGTGCCCCAGTTCGCGAGATACAGGAACGCGTCGAAGTAGCGGAACATCCACGCGTCTTCGTCGCCCTTGAAGTTCCCCCACTCGTAATGGTTGACGAAGCTCGTTGGCGTGATGCGGGCACGCGTCGAGTACGAACGGAGCTCGGCCATCTCCTTTTCGGTGAGAGATCTATCGATAGCCTGAAATTCATAATACTGATACTCACTCATTACATTCGCTCCTGCGATGCTGCGATCCAGCCCGGTGCGGGAACCAAGAGCGGCGCCGGGCGCCCCCACGGGATGGGCAACGGGATCGCCGTGCGGCAGAGGACATCGCGCTCCTGGATCGCATGTTCCGCGCCAAACCGCAAGAAGGGACAAACCTTTCGCTACGGGTCCGTGGCACCCGCGCGGACGAGGCTTCTTTCAGGGGCAGGCTCCTGGATCTCGAGCTGCTCGGGCGACATCCCTCGCGCGAGGCGGAGATCTCGGAGCCGTGCACCTAGCTTGGCGACAACCGGGTGCAACAGCAGGACGCCGGCGAGCTCGGGGATGCGGAGCTACCGGATGACGTCGTTCACCTCCGCGATGGGCGTGCGATGACGCCGTGGCGGCTCTTTCGGCTCTGCCACCGATGGCGACGGCCTGATGGTCGACTGTTCTGGCTAGTTAGGTGGTGGGTCGACAGGGACTCGAACCCTTTGTGCAGCAATCATCCAAGTCGGCGATGGTGCTCGTCTTTTTGGCGCAAGGGTTCGAGATCCTTGGCGATTGTGGCAGGCGGGGAGGCCGCGTGCGTCGCGCGTGTCCCCGGGAGTCGACCGGCGTCATGGAACAGTTTTGGAACAGGTTTGGAACAGGTCGGGGACGGGGACGAAGGGCAGGTCGCTGATGAAAGCTGAACGCAAGCAGGGCACGCGACGAGGCGAGAGCGTGATCAGGAGCGAGCGCGATGCGCTCATCATCGACGAGGAGCTTCAGGCGTTGATTCCGCGCCTGTCGGCGGAGGAGCTCGCGCAGCTCGAGCAAAACCTCCTCGCCGAAGGATGCCGCGAGAAGCTCATCGCCTGGGACGACGGGCGGCAGAAGCGCCTGCTCGATGGGCACAACCGGCTGGTGATCTGCAAGCGGCATGGGCTGGCGTACGAGGTCGAATGCATCTCCTTGCCGGATCGTGAAGCGGCGATCCAGTGGATGCTGAAACATCAGCTCGGGCGCAGGAACCTGACGCGGGAGGCGATGAGCTACCTGCGAGGGCGGATGTACCTCTGCGCGAAGCGCCAAGGCGCGCGAACGGATCTGACTTCTGGGCAGAGTGTCCAGAGGTCGACGACGGCTGAGTTGATCGCCGCGCAGCACAAGGTCGACGAGAAGACGATCCGGCGAGACGCGCGGTTCGCGGAGGAGCTTGACGAGTTCGCCGAGGTGTGCGGGGCGCAGATCAAGAACGAGGTGTTGGCGCGGGAAGCGCGGATCACGCGCAAGGATGTGCCTCGGTTGATCGCGCTGGAGAAGGCGTCGCGCGAGCAGGTGGTCGCTGGTGTTCGAGGGGGTGCCAAGGCGTCGGTGCTGCTGCGCGAGATCGAGCGCAGTGGTGGAGAGGAGACGCAGCGAGAGCGCAGGAAGTCCGAGGATGCGGCGGGCAGCATGAGCGCTGCGCTCGAGCATCTGGAGAAGGCGGTGGGGATCCTCCGCGGCTTGGAAGCGGCGTCAGGCTCCGAGGAGATCCTCAAGCGGATCGACACAGAGGTGCAGGTCCTCTCGAAGGAGATCGAGCGGCATCGGGTCGCGCTGCAGCGTCCTGAGACGCTGCGCGTGGATGTCTTCGCAGCCGTTCAGGTGGTGTTCGAACTCGAGAGCGAGGGGATCTTGAAGCCGCCGCTGATGACGGGGGCAGATGCCTTGCTCGCGGATCCCGCGGATCGGCATGCGCTTCGCAGGCAACTCGCGGAGGTGAAGAGGATGAGCGCCAGGCGCACGGGACGGGCTTCGAGCGGCTCGAGCCTCGGGCGCAGTGCGAGTCCCGCGAACGATGTCGTGACCACGAGCGGCGGCAGGCTCCTGTCCTGGAAGACGTTCAACACGATCCGGTGGTATCTTGCACGGCAGCAGCCGACAATGGAGCGCATCTACAATGCCTGCGGAGAGACGCGCGTGGAGAGCCCGGCGGATGCGCGGATCTGCGAGAAGATCGACCGGTTTCTCGAGAGCGTTGGTCCCCAAATCATCGACGACAGCTTCTCGTACACTGATTACCTCGAGGCACACTGCGCCGATCGACAGGCGTATCAGGACGCCCTACGAGTGATGGGCCA includes these proteins:
- a CDS encoding DEAD/DEAH box helicase family protein, with protein sequence MSSPFLGIPPSHWIASNPLAFAVPDLYPVSPGHTLVIPRRLIATWFEATPEEQAAIFQLVDEVKRKLDAEHSPDGYNIGINAGEAAGQTVMHLHVHVIPRYRGDVDDPRGGVRHVIPGKGNYLENRPDPLTRGGKVDPFLRHIDPLFRRASDIAILAAFVQQSGVSLLEAHVSGALSRGARVRLVTGDYLNITQSEALAKLRDWMDAWEARIAPEGSSPGRFEARIVEVERLPEGVRSFHPKSWRFEGPDFGAAFVGSSNLSHTALRTGVEWNLRVDRHRDRVAYQAIIDAYEQCWAAAVPLTADWIADYARRAREAPVFALPPGEEDDDAKALPPDPHPIQREALAALAQSRAEGRNRALCVLATGLGKTWLAAFDVAAFAKVHGNRPRVLLLAHREELLVQAANTFRRQLRDARVRFGWFVGDKDDLGGDIVFASIQKLSRPEHLARLAPEGFDYVIVDEVHHGTAPSYRSIIDRLKPRFLLGLTATPERADGADVVGLFDDHVAYRADIGVGIQRGLLVPFAYFGLKDDTNYDAIPFRNRRFDPEALEQAIDTDGRLERMFRAWQEHPGERTLVFCCSIRHADHACAFLAKQGVRVAAVHSGPTSAARESAIAGLLDGTLDALCTVDLFNEGIDIPAIDRVVMLRPTESPVVFLQQLGRGLRSTDGKTRLVALDFVGNHRVFLERVRTLISLGPEPTSLRDFLEGKQVARMAPGCTIDLELEAKDLLVKLLPPQGGSPAEQAYRDHREAWGRRPLAGELYRMGYGLKSLRDAHGSFFDFVAAMGDLDDAEKRVLAVAGDFLRELEVTPMSKCYKMVTLEALLEADALRDGLPLLDLAHRSFATMARSPELLRDMEGVTDFPDVHAPDMRRFTAYWRMNPIAAWTSGPGKRFFALEGDRFVSRIPCPPGAEEALTSMVRELVDYRLAMYRARRTEYVSRVSFTAKVTWNKRDPILKLPSREKRPDLPFGFQDVRLSDGVTWQFSFQQQFCNVARPLGSQRNELPDLMRRWFGLAAGKPGTNFRVRFSRSPRGDLWVEPDEPRIEASERGVLLAFPTLRAAAGAARDPIALAPEGEEVRLPTKARGEGLFAVRATGESMNGGKEPIRDGDWLVLRFARGQSREAIHGKIALVEVPDSQLGASHLVKRVVQDDGRWILRSENHAFPAIDATADTVLIAALVEMVKPESLGPPVGATIEDEGLAEAFGLSEPPRSGRVDGHLFLFIEEKGRLVAPDRIRFPGIEPRPGETAFVLTRAPEGATWRYAGVARFIEEDGLWACAGIDLPTFRTLGGGREASRTLPRSVEDRARRLVEDLLRKKGVGSIIERDERKFRLVGPAKRGGLRIDGGPGGFEERTVSLTDIGWVLTALSEVNEDPRRLQEELVHRLRYLEGTSKGSTRYIDTGWAILLVKVALASKD